A region of the bacterium genome:
GGGCTTCACACATTTCAATAACTTCATCAGCCTTAACTACTTGAATATCAAGACCGGATACATCATATTTATTTAATTCAGCATTGATTTTATCAACCTGACCAACGAGTAAAACAGGAATATTATATTCCCTTGCCGCCAGTACAGAACCTTTAACAATTTCTAAAGGAGCAAAATCTCCACCCATTGCGTCTACTGCGATTTTAATCGACATTTTATTTTACTCTTTTTCCCTATAATACGATCTCTAATCTTTATTTTTTATAGCTAATAGATTTATAATTATTCTGCAAGCTTCGCGCTGACAAGTTTTCCGCCATAAAAACCGCAACTTGTACAAACTGTATGAGCTAAAGCAACTTCATTGCAATTTGAACATTTAACAGTTTCGGAAAGTGTTGCTTTCCAGTGTGATCTTCTGTGTCCTTGTGCGCATTT
Encoded here:
- the rpmF gene encoding 50S ribosomal protein L32 produces the protein MAVPKKRAGKCAQGHRRSHWKATLSETVKCSNCNEVALAHTVCTSCGFYGGKLVSAKLAE